Part of the Desulfobaccales bacterium genome is shown below.
AGGCCATCGTGGTGGTGGGCGGGCGAAACAGCGGCAACACCCAGCGCCTGGTGGAGATCTCCCGGGCCACCGGCGTGCCCACCTACCATGTGGAAACGGAGCAGGAGCTGGACCTGGCGGAGATGAGCCGCTACCAGGTGGTGGGGGTGACCGCCGGCGCCTCCACCCCCCATTGGCTCATCAGCAACGTGGTGAGCACCCTGAAGCACGCCTGGGCCTTCCGCCCCGGCTCCCTGGCCAACTACCTCTACCGCGTCTGGCGCTTTTTCCTCAAGTCCAATCTCTATGTGGCCCTGGGGGCCGGCTGCCTGAGTTACACCTCCTCCCTGCTCCAGCAGGTGCAGCCCCAATGGAAATACTTCTTCGTGGCGTTTTTCTATATCTACGCCATGCACATCCTCAACCACTTCACCGACGCCGCGAGCAAACTCAACGACCCGGTGCAGACCATGTTCTACGGCCGGCACCGCACCTTTCTCTGGGTGAGCGGGGCCCTGTCCGCCGGGGCCGCCCTGGTGCTGGGCCTCGTCCTGGGGCCGGTGCCCTTCGCCTTCATCCTGGCCATGAGCGCCCTTGGGCTCCTCTACAATCTCAAGATCATGCCGGAGCGCCTGGCCGCCTTGACCCGCATCGCCGCCCTGAAAGAGATCCCCGGCTCCAAGACGGTCTTCACCTCCCTGGCCTGGGGGGTTTTGGCCGCCCTCATCCCGGTGGTCGGCTCCGAGCGCCCCCTTACCTGGGCCACGGTGGTGGCCTTCCTCTTCGTCTTCGGGCTGGTCTTCATCCGCTCCGGCCTCTTTGAGATCCTGGCCATCGAGGGGGACCGAGTGGTGGGCAAGGAGACCCTGGCCATCGCCCTGGGCCGCCGCCGCACGCTGAACCTCCTCTCGGCGGGGAGTCTCCTCTTTGTCGCCGCCCTGCTCTTAGCCGCCGCCCTCCGGCTGGTGCCGTCTTTGGGCTATGTCCTGAGCCTCTGCGGCCTTTATGCTTTGGCCTACCTCACCCTCTATCGCCTGGAGGTGATGGAATCCGGCCTCATCCTCGAGTCCCTGGTGGAGGGGAACATGGTGCTGGCAGGGATTTTGGCCTTGCTGTGGGACATCTTCACCGGCTGAGGACCAAAAGGGGGAAACCGCCAGGCGAGCCGGCTGGTTGCGGATACCGCATCGCCCTCCACCCTAAGGGAGGGGGTGAGGGGGCGAGAGAGGAGGCAGAGGGGGCAGGGGCCTGTAATCCCTGGCCCCCTCTCCCACGGAAGCTGCTATTCTCCATCAACCGCTAAAGTTTTTGCGCCTGCCGCCGACGGAGAGGGAAGGGGAAAACTCACCGCCGGCGAAGATTTTTTGCAAATTTTTTTATTGACAAACGCCCCGGGCGCCTTTAAGATGGGCCTGGGTTAAGAAACCGGGGAAAGGGGGTGAGGAAAGGACAGAGAAAACACAGGCTTAGGCAACACGAAAGGAGAAATGGGTACTATCTCATCACCTAAGGGGGGAAAGATGAAAAAGCACGCATTTTTCGCGGTGGTCCTGGTGGCTCTCTTGGCCGTGCCCGTGGTGGCGCTGGCCCAGACCGAGTTCACCTTGGGCGGCTACCTGAAGCTGGAAACCTTCTGGGATTCCACCCAGGCAGCCAAAAACCTGAACACCCCGATCCAGCGGGAAAACAACCGGGCCTTTAATCATGGCCGCTTCATGGCCACGGCCCAGTCGTCGCGCTTCAACTTCACCATCAAGGGGCCCAAGCTCTGGGGTGCCACCGTCACCGGCTTCCTGGAAGTGGACTTTGACGGCACCAACGAATTTCTTACCGGCAACAGCGCTTCCAACAACTACACCCCGCGGCTTCGGCACGCCTTCTTCCGCCTGAACTGGCCGGAGACCGAACTGCTGTTCGGCCAGTACTGGAGCTATTTCTCCGAATTCTATCCTGAATCCATCCAGGATGGTCCGTTCCAGGGCCATGGCTGCGCCACCGCCCGGCTGCCCCAGGTTCGGGTGACCCAGACCTTCGGGCTGGGCAACGGCAAGGTGACCCTCTCCGGCCTGATCGGCAAACCCACTGATACCAGCCCGACCTCTGATGCCGGCTTCGGCTATGCCGGCAGTGTCACCCCTGCCCTCCCGGGCACTGCCAACCGCGACTTGGGTCAGACCGGTACCAGCTCCGAAATGCCCCAGATCCAGGCCAAGGTCGCCTACGAGGCCGACCTCTGGGGTAAGGCGCCTTTCTATGGCCGGCCTCGGGGTTTTGTGGCTCAGGTGGCCGCCGGCTGGCAGCGCACCCGCTACCCGGCAGGATTTTCCACCGGTGCCCGGGTGTTTGATGCTAATGATTACTTTGGGCCTGTTACGGCTATACAGCGCTCCCAGGAATACAAAAACAACTGGATGGTGCAGTTTAATCTGTTCATCCCGGTGATCCCCACCACCACCGCCAACCTGGCAGGCACTGCCTCCCTGTCCGCTCAATTCTACCTGGGTGATGGCTTGGCGGCCTTCGGCGAGGCGACTGACACTAACAACAGCTACTTCTCTTTGATTCAGGTTGTCGGACCTCTTACTGGGGTGGTTGATCGTAAGTTGATGAAGCAGTACGGTGGCTATCTCCAGGCCCAGTACTACTTTACCAATCAGTGGTACCTCAACGTAGTCTATGGTTTCTCCAAGGTCTACGGCATCGACAGGGCCACCTACGTTACTATCAACGACCAGTACAGGACGTGGCAGGAAGCCAATATCACCCTGTACTACCGGCCCGTCACCCCACTGCGGTTCGGTCTGCAGTATGCCTACAGCCGCACCGACTGGCTGCAGCGGACCACGGTGGACGGCCAGACCAAGGACACGGGTGATGGCCATCGGGTGAGCTTCGGCGCCTGGTTCTTCTTCTAAACCGTCAAACCGGTTGACATGACCGCGGCCCACGGGGTATCATCCCCGTGGGCCTTTTTCATGGCCGGCGGCCGGGTGTTCCTGACCTGACCGGCTGAGGGTGTGAAAACCTCAGCAGCTGAAAGGCATCCAAGGACTTTTTCCTGACCAACCGGCCTTGGAACGCCCGAACGGCCCCTTCCCCTGGCGGGAAAATAATACATGGTTTTGTGGCCCTGATAGATCTCTCCCTTCCACTCACCTGTCCGGGAGCTCCCCATGCAGAAAAACCTGTTCTCCTTGATCACGATGTTCACCATCCTCTCTTTGGCCGCCTCGGGCTGCGGCACCTGGGAGCGCATGAAGAGCTGGGCCGGCTACGGCAAGGACGAAGACGTGGCCGAGGAGCTCACCCCTCCCGAAGCCCAGCAGGAAACCGTCATGGTGGACGGCAAGCCCTACGTGCGCAGCAAAAACCCCTACTGGCTCACCTACCCGGACCAGCCCGAATACATCTACGTGGAGAAGGGCCGGGAGTTCAAGGGCATGCAGGCCTACCTGATGGAATCCCTGGCCAAGCGGGTGGCGGCCCAGCAGCAAAAGGCCGCGGGCAAAACCATCCCGCCGGACAAGCTCCAGGAGATGGTGCGGGCCGAGGTGGACCGGATCCTCCGGGAGCAGGGCCTGGGCGGCTATGTCTCCCGCACCCGGGACAAAGCCCCGTACACCGGCCGGGCTGTGGCGGTCATCCCCAATCCGGAGACGCCCGCCTCCTATCAGGGCCTGAACCTCACCCTGGCCACCGCCCTGGCGGATACCTTAAGCCGCACCAAGGACATCAAGGTGGTGCCCCAGGACCGGGTGCGGGAGGCCCTGGCCAAGGCCGGGATTCACGGCAAGCTCAGCCTGCGCCGCAATATCCAGGCCCTGGGTGACGCCCTGGGAGTGCAGGCGGTGATCCTGGCCGGGGTGGTGCCGCCGGAGAAGGGCACCACCGGCTTTTATGCCCTGGAGATCTATGACGCCTTCCTGGGGAACAAGGTGGATTCGGTGGTGGCCCCGTCCGGCAGCGACGGCCTCAAACCCGACGGCGCCGCCAAATTCGTGCGGGACAATGCTCTGCGCACCAGCGCCAGCCTCATGGACGTGGACTGGTTCGGCCGGGTGGAGTTCCTCAAAGAGGGCAAGGTCTATCTGAACCTGGGCCAGAACGCCGGCCTCAAGGTGGGGGACCGCCTGAGGGTGGTGACGCCCGGAAAAGAGGTGGTGAACCCCCAGACCGGCGCGGTTTTGGGCTTTACGGCAGATGAGACCGTGGGCGAGCTCAAGGTGACGGAGCTTCTGGGGACCACCGGCGCGGTGGCCACCGCTCTTCGGGGCGGGCCCTTCAAACCCAACGACAAGGTCAAGGCCGCCAACTGACCATAGGGGCTTGGGGGAGAGGGGGCAGGGGTCTTTGACCCCTGGCCCCCTTTTCCACATAATTGAGGATAATAGAGGGGAGGGCTGGGGGAGCCTGGCTCCCCCACCCTCCCCTCACACTCCCCTCCCAACCCCCCGATAAAGGGTTGGGGGTGAGGGTGTGGGAGAGGGGGTAGGGGTCTGTGACCCCTAGCCCCCTCTCCCACAGCTACTCAGCGGCTGATCCGCGCCATGCCGCCCATGTATGGCCGGAGTTTTTCCGGGATCACCACGCTGCCGTCCGCCTGCTGGCAATTCTCCAGGATGGCCACCATGGTGCGGCCCACCGCCAGGCCGGAGCCGTTCAAGGTGTGCACCAGCTCGGTGCCGTGGCCCCCGGGGCGCCGGAAGCGGATGCCGGCCCGCCGGGCCTGGTAATCTGTGAAGTTGCTGCAGGAAGAGATCTCCCGATACAGCCCCTGGCCCGGCAGCCAGACCTCGATGTCGTAGGTCTTGGCCGCGGCAAAGCCCAAATCCCCGGTGCACAGCTCCACCACCCGGTAGTGCAGCCCCAGCTCCTGCAGCACCTCCTCGGCGTCGGCCAAGAGACCCTCCAGTTCGTCAAAAGAGGTCTCCGGCAGGGAAAATTTCACCAGCTCCACCTTGTCGAACTGGTGCTGGCGGATGAGGCCCCGCACATCCTTGCCATAGGACCCCGCCTCAGAGCGGAAGCAGGGAGTGTAGGCGGTGTAACGCAGGGGCAGATCCTCGGCCCTCAGGATCTCCTCCCGGTGGATGTTGGTCACCGGCACCTCGGCGGTGGGCACCAGAAAATAATCCCAACCCTCCAGCTTGAAGAGGTCGGCCTCGAATTTGGGGAGCTGCCCGGTGCCGATCATGGCGGCCCGGTTGGTCATGAAGGGCGGCCAGACCTCGGTGTAGCCGTGTTTGCGGGTGTGCAGGTCCAGCATGAAGTTGATAAGGGCCCGCTCCATCAGGGCGCCCGCGCCTTTGAGCAGGGCGAAGCGCGAGCCGGTGATCTTGGCGGCCCGCTCGAAATCCAGGATTCCCAGGGCCTCGCCTATATCCCAGTGGGGCTTGGGCTCAAAATCAAAGCGGGGCGGCTCCCCCCAGGTATGCCGCACCGGGTTGTCCTCGGCGGAGGCCCCGACGGGCACCGACTCATGGGGCAGGTTGGGGAGCCCGAGGAGAAACTCCCGCACCCAGGGCTCGAAGGCCTCCACCCGCTCCTCCAATTCCTTGATATGCTGGTTGATCTCCTTGACCCGGCGGATGATCCCCTCCGCCTCTCCATGCTGGCCGGCTTTCTTCAGGCGGCCCACCTGCTCCGAGAGGGTGTTGCGTTCATGGCGCAGGCTCTCCAGCTCCGTCAGGGCGGCCCGGCGGGCGGCGTCCTTTTCCAGGAACTCGCTCAAGGAAAGGTCCAGGCCCCGGTTTTTCAGCGCCTGCTCCACCAGCTCCGGATGCTCCCGGACAAAGCGCAGGTCCAGCATGGTGATCTCCTGTCAGGGTGAAAATTCTCCCCTGCCCAGATTGCACAACCTGGGCAGGTCAGCCGATTTTGGGACCGTGGTCCCGGCGAATTTTGAATGGCGGGGACCCTTCTCCTGGTCCCTTCCCCCAAGCTCTCTGCCACCGTTTCATTTTATTTCTTCCAGCAGCCGCACCAGCCCGGCCACGTCCTGGCGCTGGATGTAGTAAAGAATGTCCTCCACCGCTTCGTTGAAGGCCCTCAGGGCTAGGCGGTTGGCCGGGTTCTGCACCTGAATGCAGGCATAGAGCTTGGCGTCCTGGCTCAGGAGCTTGCGGGTGAGGCCCAAAAGCGTCCCGAAGGTGGGGGTGGCGAAATCGGCCACATCCTCTTCCGTCACCCCCATCTGCCGCAGGGTGGCCCCCAGGGCGATGAGAATGAAGTGGGCCAGCCCTTGCACCACGCTCATGAGGCGGTCGTGTTCCCGGGCGCTGGTGACCCGCACCCGGGCGCCCGCCTCCTCCAGGAGTTCCTTGAGCCAGCGGAGCCAGCGTTCGCCCCGGCCGGGGCACAGGACCACGGTGAGCCCCCGGATATCCGGCTCCCCAGGGCCAAACAGGGGGTGGGTGCCCACCACCTCCCCGGGGAAGGCCTCCAGCATGGCCGTCACGGGGCGCTGCTTCACCGAGGCGATGTCCATGAGCACCGCCTCAGGCTTGAGGTGCGGCCCCACTTCCCGGGCCACCTCAGACACCACAGGGATGGGGACGCAGAGGATGACCACGTCGGCTTGGGCAGCGGCCTCCGGGGCGCTGAGGCCGGCATCCACATCAGAGATGAGCACCGGGAAGCCCCGGGCGCTGAAGAAGCGCTCCAGCCAGCGGCCCATCTGGCCGGCGCCGCCGATGAGGGCGATGGTGGGGGTCATGTGATGGCCTTCTGCCTGAGGAGAAAATCGGCCAGGGTGAGGCGCACCATGGCCAGCAGCACCGGCACGATGCGGGGGATGGCGCTGATGTCATGGCGCCCCCGGACATTAAGCCGCCGGGGCCGGCCTTCCAGGTCAATGGTCTCCTGCTCCCGGGCGATGGAGGGGATGGGTTTGACCGCCGCCCTCAGCACAATCTCCTGGCCGCTGGAGATGCCCGCCAGAATGCCTCCGGCATGGTTGCTGGCAAACCGGCCGCCGGGAAGGATGGGGTCATTGTGTTCCGAGCCCAGCATGCGGGCCGCGGCAAAGCCGGAACCGATCTCCACTCCCTTCACCGCACCC
Proteins encoded:
- the serS gene encoding serine--tRNA ligase, giving the protein MLDLRFVREHPELVEQALKNRGLDLSLSEFLEKDAARRAALTELESLRHERNTLSEQVGRLKKAGQHGEAEGIIRRVKEINQHIKELEERVEAFEPWVREFLLGLPNLPHESVPVGASAEDNPVRHTWGEPPRFDFEPKPHWDIGEALGILDFERAAKITGSRFALLKGAGALMERALINFMLDLHTRKHGYTEVWPPFMTNRAAMIGTGQLPKFEADLFKLEGWDYFLVPTAEVPVTNIHREEILRAEDLPLRYTAYTPCFRSEAGSYGKDVRGLIRQHQFDKVELVKFSLPETSFDELEGLLADAEEVLQELGLHYRVVELCTGDLGFAAAKTYDIEVWLPGQGLYREISSCSNFTDYQARRAGIRFRRPGGHGTELVHTLNGSGLAVGRTMVAILENCQQADGSVVIPEKLRPYMGGMARISR
- a CDS encoding prephenate dehydrogenase/arogenate dehydrogenase family protein; the protein is MTPTIALIGGAGQMGRWLERFFSARGFPVLISDVDAGLSAPEAAAQADVVILCVPIPVVSEVAREVGPHLKPEAVLMDIASVKQRPVTAMLEAFPGEVVGTHPLFGPGEPDIRGLTVVLCPGRGERWLRWLKELLEEAGARVRVTSAREHDRLMSVVQGLAHFILIALGATLRQMGVTEEDVADFATPTFGTLLGLTRKLLSQDAKLYACIQVQNPANRLALRAFNEAVEDILYYIQRQDVAGLVRLLEEIK
- the ispH gene encoding 4-hydroxy-3-methylbut-2-enyl diphosphate reductase, which codes for MKVILAKTSGFCMGVKRALELVLQAINQNQGEIYTHGPLIHNPQVLELLRERGIKVLEKGQTPRGLVVIRAHGIPPQERRELEAAGVRIIDATCPRVAKVQAIIRRWAKQDYATLIVGDADHPEVRGLLGHTEGKGYVVSTPEDVAALPELERVIVVAQTTQSEAQFNHLVSLIRARFPAAKVFNTICDATASRQGEIQTLARQAEAIVVVGGRNSGNTQRLVEISRATGVPTYHVETEQELDLAEMSRYQVVGVTAGASTPHWLISNVVSTLKHAWAFRPGSLANYLYRVWRFFLKSNLYVALGAGCLSYTSSLLQQVQPQWKYFFVAFFYIYAMHILNHFTDAASKLNDPVQTMFYGRHRTFLWVSGALSAGAALVLGLVLGPVPFAFILAMSALGLLYNLKIMPERLAALTRIAALKEIPGSKTVFTSLAWGVLAALIPVVGSERPLTWATVVAFLFVFGLVFIRSGLFEILAIEGDRVVGKETLAIALGRRRTLNLLSAGSLLFVAALLLAAALRLVPSLGYVLSLCGLYALAYLTLYRLEVMESGLILESLVEGNMVLAGILALLWDIFTG